From Streptomyces sp. NBC_00775, one genomic window encodes:
- a CDS encoding DUF202 domain-containing protein: MTTPTREDREERDPGLQPERTRLAWRRTTLSSTVAAVLGMKTALHGGRSVGGVVACAVCCALWLGFLAVAHRRIRVLAASGPGGPPALTPRHATAATLCTVALAVCAAALVF, encoded by the coding sequence ATGACCACGCCCACCCGGGAAGATCGGGAAGAACGGGACCCGGGCCTCCAGCCGGAACGCACCCGGCTCGCCTGGCGCCGTACGACCCTCTCCAGCACCGTCGCCGCCGTACTCGGGATGAAGACCGCTCTGCACGGCGGCCGCTCGGTGGGCGGGGTCGTGGCCTGCGCCGTGTGCTGCGCGCTCTGGCTGGGCTTCCTGGCCGTCGCCCACCGCCGCATCCGGGTGCTCGCGGCGTCCGGCCCGGGCGGCCCACCGGCGCTCACGCCGCGGCATGCGACGGCGGCGACCCTGTGCACGGTGGCACTGGCGGTGTGCGCGGCGGCGCTCGTGTTCTGA
- a CDS encoding YidH family protein, whose amino-acid sequence MIELVRNVRLWFAPQEIREEGRTPDYRFSLANERTFLAWLRTALALIGGGFAVDQFLPDLRWAWRAGLALALLAAGVLCSLRAVNHWIACERAMRRGEDLPVSRFPALLSIAVAIVALAMVVVVLAGWAG is encoded by the coding sequence GTGATCGAACTCGTGCGGAATGTCCGGCTGTGGTTCGCGCCCCAGGAGATCCGGGAGGAGGGCAGGACGCCCGACTACCGGTTCTCGCTGGCGAACGAGCGGACCTTCCTGGCATGGCTCCGCACCGCCCTCGCCCTCATCGGCGGCGGCTTCGCCGTAGACCAGTTCCTGCCGGACCTCCGATGGGCCTGGCGAGCAGGCCTCGCCCTGGCCCTGCTCGCCGCAGGCGTGCTCTGCTCACTCCGCGCCGTCAACCACTGGATCGCCTGCGAACGGGCGATGCGACGAGGCGAGGACCTGCCGGTGTCACGCTTCCCGGCCCTGCTGAGCATCGCCGTAGCGATCGTCGCCCTCGCGATGGTCGTCGTCGTACTCGCAGGCTGGGCAGGATGA
- a CDS encoding NUDIX hydrolase — translation MSAADEILDIVDENDEVIGQSPRGEAYARGLRHRAVFIQARNAEGRLFVHRRTPTKLVFPSLYDMFVGGVVGTGESYDDAALREAEEELGVSGLPRPVPLFKFLYDNGAGQTWWSAVYEVQCDLPVNPQVEEVAWHDFLSEEEVEAHLADWTWVPDGLAAYERLRDYRALD, via the coding sequence ATGAGTGCAGCCGACGAGATCCTCGACATCGTGGACGAGAACGACGAAGTCATCGGGCAGTCCCCGCGCGGGGAGGCGTATGCGCGCGGTCTGCGCCACCGGGCCGTGTTCATCCAGGCCCGAAACGCCGAGGGCCGCCTCTTCGTCCATCGCCGCACCCCCACCAAGCTGGTCTTTCCCTCCCTCTACGACATGTTCGTCGGCGGGGTCGTCGGCACGGGCGAGTCCTACGACGACGCGGCGCTGCGCGAGGCCGAGGAGGAACTCGGCGTCTCCGGGCTCCCCCGGCCCGTCCCCCTCTTCAAGTTCCTGTACGACAACGGTGCCGGTCAGACCTGGTGGTCGGCCGTGTACGAGGTCCAATGCGACCTTCCGGTGAACCCTCAGGTGGAGGAGGTCGCCTGGCACGACTTCCTCTCCGAGGAGGAGGTGGAGGCACACCTGGCGGACTGGACGTGGGTGCCGGACGGTCTGGCGGCGTATGAGCGCCTGCGGGACTACCGCGCGCTGGACTGA
- a CDS encoding DMT family transporter yields MSVLVLILAVSAACCLGFGFVLQQNAASHAPLSDFLSPRLLLDLIRVPRWLGGIGLMVCGMVLGAIALGKGEVSLVEPLLATNLLFALALSRHQTKQSLGRQGWTGLALLAGGVSAFIVAGQPEGGDAVSNPLRHWLIIGIMVGLALLLTTYAKRSRLSAGPVLLALAAGLLYGVQDALTRVSGQRFSAGGWSELLTGWQPYGVLALGVTGLVLVQSAFETAPLRMSLPALTAAQPLAGIVCGVGFLGDQLRTDAGALAWQAAGLAAVVVGIVLLGLHPAMPAGTVAAERSRDLQPH; encoded by the coding sequence GTGTCGGTTCTCGTTCTGATCCTCGCCGTGAGCGCGGCCTGCTGTCTGGGCTTCGGCTTCGTGCTCCAGCAGAACGCCGCCTCGCACGCGCCGCTGAGCGACTTCCTCTCCCCCCGTCTGCTGCTCGACCTCATCCGTGTGCCCCGGTGGCTGGGCGGCATCGGGCTGATGGTGTGCGGCATGGTCCTCGGCGCCATCGCCCTGGGCAAGGGCGAAGTCTCCCTGGTGGAACCGCTCCTCGCGACCAATCTGCTCTTCGCGCTCGCGCTCTCCCGCCACCAGACCAAGCAGTCACTGGGCCGGCAGGGCTGGACCGGGCTCGCGCTGCTCGCGGGCGGCGTCTCGGCGTTCATCGTGGCGGGTCAGCCGGAGGGCGGCGACGCCGTCAGCAATCCCCTTCGGCACTGGCTGATCATCGGGATCATGGTGGGCCTCGCACTGCTGCTGACCACCTACGCGAAGCGGTCCCGGCTGAGCGCCGGGCCCGTACTGCTCGCACTGGCCGCGGGGCTCCTGTACGGCGTCCAGGACGCGCTCACCCGCGTCAGCGGGCAGCGGTTCAGCGCCGGCGGCTGGAGCGAGCTGCTCACCGGCTGGCAGCCCTACGGAGTGCTGGCGCTCGGCGTGACGGGCCTGGTCCTGGTACAGAGCGCCTTCGAGACCGCACCCCTGCGGATGTCACTGCCCGCACTCACCGCGGCCCAGCCGCTGGCCGGGATCGTCTGCGGGGTGGGCTTCCTCGGGGACCAGCTCCGTACGGACGCGGGGGCGCTCGCCTGGCAGGCCGCGGGGCTCGCGGCCGTCGTGGTAGGCATCGTGCTGCTGGGGCTGCATCCGGCGATGCCGGCGGGGACCGTGGCGGCGGAGCGGTCGCGGGATCTTCAGCCGCATTGA